Proteins found in one Triticum aestivum cultivar Chinese Spring chromosome 4D, IWGSC CS RefSeq v2.1, whole genome shotgun sequence genomic segment:
- the LOC123097707 gene encoding probable protein phosphatase 2C 33: MESASNEEMLPPALPLATLIGRELRGGGSERPLVRYGHSGFAKRGEDYFLVKPDCLRIPGDPSSAFSVFAVFDGHNGVSAAVFSKEHLLDDVMSAVPQGISREDWLQVLPRALVAGFVKTDIDFQRKGEMSGTTATLVIIDGFTVTVASVGDSRCILDTQGGVVSLLTVDHRLEENVEERERVTASGGEVSRLNLCGGQQVGPLRCWPGGLCLSRSIGDTDVGEFIVPIPHVKQVKLSNAGGRLIIASDGIWDAVSSEIAAQACRGLPAELAAKLVVKQALKTTGLKDDTTCVVVDIIPSDHCSTPPPSSPKQNQNKLRFLLFGRRSHSSVGKLGNKKKSASFGFVEELFEEGSASLEERFGRNSLSKANLPPFRCAICQVDQVPFEDLITDNGGGYCSAPSTPSSCPYLCSGCRKKKDAMEGKRSNRSTACT, from the exons ATGGAGAGCGCCTCCAATGAGGAGATGCTGCCCCCGGCGCTGCCTCTGGCGACGCTGATCGGccgcgagctccgcggcggcggctCCGAGCGCCCGCTCGTGCGGTACGGCCACTCTGGCTTCGCCAAGCGCGGCGAGGACTACTTCCTGGTCAAGCCCGACTGCCTCCGCATCCCCGGCGACCCTTCCTCGGCCTTTTCCGTCTTCGCG GTGTTCGACGGTCACAATGGCGTGTCCGCGGCGGTGTTCAGCAAGGAGCACTTGCTCGACGACGTGATGAGCGCCGTGCCGCAGGGTATCAGCCGCGAGGACTGGCTGCAGGTGCTGCCGCGCGCGCTTGTGGCAGGCTTCGTCAAGACAGACATTGACTTCCAGCGCAAGG GGGAAATGTCAGGGACGACGGCGACGTTGGTCATCATCGATGGATTCACCGTGACTGTGGCGTCAGTCGGAGACTCCAGGTGCATCCTTGACACTCAAGGTGGTGTGGTCTCTCTGCTAACCGTTGACCACAGGCTAGAGGAGAATGTAGAGGAGCGGGAACGTGTCACGGCGAGTGGAGGGGAGGTCAGCCGGCTGAACCTCTGCGGTGGACAGCAG GTTGGCCCTCTCCGATGCTGGCCAGGTGGACTGTGCCTTTCAAGATCAATTGGGGACACCGATGTTGGGGAGTTCATCGTGCCAATTCCACATGTCAAGCAAGTGAAG CTATCCAATGCTGGAGGGAGGCTAATAATTGCATCAGATGGAATATGGGATGCAGTGTCCTCAGAGATTGCAGCGCAGGCGTGCAGAGGTTTGCCTGCGGAATTGGCTGCAAAGCTTGTTGTTAAG CAAGCTCTAAAGACAACTGGATTGAAAGATGATACAACTTGTGTAGTTGTTGATATCATCCCATCTGATCATTGTTCAACACCGCCACCATCGTCTCCAAAGCAAAATCAGAACAAGTTGAGGTTTCTTCTTTTTGGTAGGAGGTCCCATAGCTCTGTTGGAAAGCTTGGTAACAAAAAAAAGTCTGCTTCATTTGGATTTGTGGAGGAATTATTTGAAGAAGGCTCTGCATCGTTGGAAGAAAG GTTTGGTAGGAATTCCCTGTCAAAAGCAAATTTGCCCCCATTTCGCTGTGCAATCTGTCAAGTGGACCAAGTGCCATTCGAAGATTTAATAACAGATAATGGGGGAGGTTACTGCTCTGCCCCGTCAACACCATCGAGCTGTCCTTATCTTTGTTCCGGCTGTAGAAAAAAGAAGGATGCAATGGAAGGTAAAAGATCTAATCGCTCGACTGCATGCACTTGA
- the LOC123099974 gene encoding calmodulin-binding protein 60 D isoform X1 has product MDLKRVLDIVEEEVVDGDEEELASPDAKRRRTLLNSSSMQEAIGAQYMQKHLPKLEPFLRRVVQEEVHNVLIRHIDSAHRLPLQLKTSSKRYKLQFQGNLPQTLFTGNRVEAENKQPLRIVLTDAVNNQLITSGPLSSMKVELLVLDGDFNADERLEHTEKEFSESIVFEREGKRPLLSGEVVIVLEKGVASVRDISFTDNSSWIRSRKFRLGARMSRASSIEERVQEAVSNPFLVKDHRGEVYKKHHPPALADDVWRLEKIGKDGVFHKKLADFGIHTVQDFLRNLVMDQYGLRGLLGSGMSNKMWESTVEHARECVLDDKLYSYCSGHGIILLFNCIHEIIGVVVGSNCFSVNALTATQKALVVKLQQDAYKFPSRIVEFKVQSQSADQSPTAPVPPGPASTQMPGLPPQGGEANPQPQDHGLLPLHDAALGLEDVLHQHHRRHHSEPWITDGFDATRDPFDMLQFSGSSQPCGLLLSSTGARL; this is encoded by the exons ATGGATTTGAAGAGGGTGCTGGACAtcgtggaggaggaggtggtggacggcgacgaggaggagctcgcctccCCGGACGCCAAGCGCCGGCGAACGCTTCTCAA TAGTAGCTCGATGCAGGAGGCCATTGGCGCGCAGTACATGCAGAAGCATCTGCCCAAGCTGGAGCCCTTTCTGCGCCGAGTT GTGCAGGAAGAAGTGCACAATGTTCTTATCCGCCACATCGATTCGGCTCACAG GCTTCCACTTCAGTTAAAGACGAGCAGTAAAAGATACAAGCTGCAGTTCCAGGGCAACCTGCCTCAGACCCTTTTCACGGGCAACAGGGTAGAGGCAGAGAACAAGCAGCCACTTCGAATTGTTCTCACCGACGCCGTCAACAACCAGCTGATCACCTCAGGCCCCTTGTCCTCCATGAAGGTGGAGCTCCTCGTCCTGGACGGCGACTTCAACGCTGACGAGCGCCTTGAGCACACCGAGAAGGAGTTCAGCGAGAGCATAGTCTTCGAGAGAGAAGGCAAGAGGCCGCTGCTGTCCGGTGAGGTGGTCATTGTGCTCGAGAAAGGCGTGGCCTCTGTCCGCGACATCTCCTTCACGGACAACTCCAGCTGGATCAGGAGCAGGAAGTTCAGGCTCGGCGCGAGGATGTCTCGCGCCAGCTCCATCGAAGAGAGGGTGCAGGAGGCTGTCAGCAACCCCTTCCTGGTGAAGGATCACCGTGGTGAAG TTTACAAGAAGCATCACCCTCCTGCGTTGGCTGACGACGTATGGCGtttggagaagattgggaaagacgGTGTTTTCCACAAGAAGCTCGCTGACTTTGGCATCCACACCGTTCAGGACTTCCTCAGGAACTTGGTGATGGACCAATATGGACTGCGCGGC TTGCTCGGCAGTGGGATGTCGAACAAAATGTGGGAGTCAACCGTGGAGCATGCCCGGGAGTGCGTCCTGGACGACAAGCTCTACTCCTACTGCAGCGGGCACGGGATCATCCTGCTCTTCAACTGCATCCATGAAATCATCGGGGTCGTGGTCGGGAGTAACTGCTTCTCCGTGAATGCCCTCACCGCAACGCAGAAG GCGCTGGTGGTGAAGCTGCAGCAGGACGCCTACAAGTTCCCGAGCCGCATCGTGGAATTCAAGGTGCAGTCGCAGAGCGCCGACCAGTCGCCGACAGCGCCGGTGCCGCCGGGTCCAGCGAGCACGCAGATGCCGGGCCTTCCTCCTCAAGGTG GCGAGGCGAACCCACAGCCACAGGACCATGGCCTGCTGCCCCTCCACGATGCCGCCCTGGGCCTGGAGGATGTTCTGCACcagcaccaccgccgccaccatagCGAGCCCTGGATCACCGATGGCTTCGACGCGACGAGGGACCCTTTCGACATGCTGCAGTTCAGTGGCTCGTCTCAGCCGTGCGGGCTGCTGCTCTCCAGCACCGGGGCGAGGTTGTGA
- the LOC123099974 gene encoding calmodulin-binding protein 60 D isoform X2 produces MDLKRVLDIVEEEVVDGDEEELASPDAKRRRTLLNSSSMQEAIGAQYMQKHLPKLEPFLRRVVQEEVHNVLIRHIDSAHRLPLQLKTSSKRYKLQFQGNLPQTLFTGNRVEAENKQPLRIVLTDAVNNQLITSGPLSSMKVELLVLDGDFNADERLEHTEKEFSESIVFEREGKRPLLSGEVVIVLEKGVASVRDISFTDNSSWIRSRKFRLGARMSRASSIEERVQEAVSNPFLVKDHRGEVYKKHHPPALADDVWRLEKIGKDGVFHKKLADFGIHTVQDFLRNLVMDQYGLRGLLGSGMSNKMWESTVEHARECVLDDKLYSYCSGHGIILLFNCIHEIIGVVVGSNCFSVNALTATQKALVVKLQQDAYKFPSRIVEFKVQSQSADQSPTAPVPPGPASTQMPGLPPQGEANPQPQDHGLLPLHDAALGLEDVLHQHHRRHHSEPWITDGFDATRDPFDMLQFSGSSQPCGLLLSSTGARL; encoded by the exons ATGGATTTGAAGAGGGTGCTGGACAtcgtggaggaggaggtggtggacggcgacgaggaggagctcgcctccCCGGACGCCAAGCGCCGGCGAACGCTTCTCAA TAGTAGCTCGATGCAGGAGGCCATTGGCGCGCAGTACATGCAGAAGCATCTGCCCAAGCTGGAGCCCTTTCTGCGCCGAGTT GTGCAGGAAGAAGTGCACAATGTTCTTATCCGCCACATCGATTCGGCTCACAG GCTTCCACTTCAGTTAAAGACGAGCAGTAAAAGATACAAGCTGCAGTTCCAGGGCAACCTGCCTCAGACCCTTTTCACGGGCAACAGGGTAGAGGCAGAGAACAAGCAGCCACTTCGAATTGTTCTCACCGACGCCGTCAACAACCAGCTGATCACCTCAGGCCCCTTGTCCTCCATGAAGGTGGAGCTCCTCGTCCTGGACGGCGACTTCAACGCTGACGAGCGCCTTGAGCACACCGAGAAGGAGTTCAGCGAGAGCATAGTCTTCGAGAGAGAAGGCAAGAGGCCGCTGCTGTCCGGTGAGGTGGTCATTGTGCTCGAGAAAGGCGTGGCCTCTGTCCGCGACATCTCCTTCACGGACAACTCCAGCTGGATCAGGAGCAGGAAGTTCAGGCTCGGCGCGAGGATGTCTCGCGCCAGCTCCATCGAAGAGAGGGTGCAGGAGGCTGTCAGCAACCCCTTCCTGGTGAAGGATCACCGTGGTGAAG TTTACAAGAAGCATCACCCTCCTGCGTTGGCTGACGACGTATGGCGtttggagaagattgggaaagacgGTGTTTTCCACAAGAAGCTCGCTGACTTTGGCATCCACACCGTTCAGGACTTCCTCAGGAACTTGGTGATGGACCAATATGGACTGCGCGGC TTGCTCGGCAGTGGGATGTCGAACAAAATGTGGGAGTCAACCGTGGAGCATGCCCGGGAGTGCGTCCTGGACGACAAGCTCTACTCCTACTGCAGCGGGCACGGGATCATCCTGCTCTTCAACTGCATCCATGAAATCATCGGGGTCGTGGTCGGGAGTAACTGCTTCTCCGTGAATGCCCTCACCGCAACGCAGAAG GCGCTGGTGGTGAAGCTGCAGCAGGACGCCTACAAGTTCCCGAGCCGCATCGTGGAATTCAAGGTGCAGTCGCAGAGCGCCGACCAGTCGCCGACAGCGCCGGTGCCGCCGGGTCCAGCGAGCACGCAGATGCCGGGCCTTCCTCCTCAAG GCGAGGCGAACCCACAGCCACAGGACCATGGCCTGCTGCCCCTCCACGATGCCGCCCTGGGCCTGGAGGATGTTCTGCACcagcaccaccgccgccaccatagCGAGCCCTGGATCACCGATGGCTTCGACGCGACGAGGGACCCTTTCGACATGCTGCAGTTCAGTGGCTCGTCTCAGCCGTGCGGGCTGCTGCTCTCCAGCACCGGGGCGAGGTTGTGA
- the LOC123099974 gene encoding calmodulin-binding protein 60 D isoform X3, translated as MDLKRVLDIVEEEVVDGDEEELASPDAKRRRTLLNSSSMQEAIGAQYMQKHLPKLEPFLRRVVQEEVHNVLIRHIDSAHRLPLQLKTSSKRYKLQFQGNLPQTLFTGNRVEAENKQPLRIVLTDAVNNQLITSGPLSSMKVELLVLDGDFNADERLEHTEKEFSESIVFEREGKRPLLSGEVVIVLEKGVASVRDISFTDNSSWIRSRKFRLGARMSRASSIEERVQEAVSNPFLVKDHRGEVYKKHHPPALADDVWRLEKIGKDGVFHKKLADFGIHTVQDFLRNLVMDQYGLRGLLGSGMSNKMWESTVEHARECVLDDKLYSYCSGHGIILLFNCIHEIIGVVVGSNCFSVNALTATQKALVVKLQQDAYKFPSRIVEFKVQSQSADQSPTAPVPPGPASTQMPGLPPQGGQSSPTRRGEPTATGPWPAAPPRCRPGPGGCSAPAPPPPP; from the exons ATGGATTTGAAGAGGGTGCTGGACAtcgtggaggaggaggtggtggacggcgacgaggaggagctcgcctccCCGGACGCCAAGCGCCGGCGAACGCTTCTCAA TAGTAGCTCGATGCAGGAGGCCATTGGCGCGCAGTACATGCAGAAGCATCTGCCCAAGCTGGAGCCCTTTCTGCGCCGAGTT GTGCAGGAAGAAGTGCACAATGTTCTTATCCGCCACATCGATTCGGCTCACAG GCTTCCACTTCAGTTAAAGACGAGCAGTAAAAGATACAAGCTGCAGTTCCAGGGCAACCTGCCTCAGACCCTTTTCACGGGCAACAGGGTAGAGGCAGAGAACAAGCAGCCACTTCGAATTGTTCTCACCGACGCCGTCAACAACCAGCTGATCACCTCAGGCCCCTTGTCCTCCATGAAGGTGGAGCTCCTCGTCCTGGACGGCGACTTCAACGCTGACGAGCGCCTTGAGCACACCGAGAAGGAGTTCAGCGAGAGCATAGTCTTCGAGAGAGAAGGCAAGAGGCCGCTGCTGTCCGGTGAGGTGGTCATTGTGCTCGAGAAAGGCGTGGCCTCTGTCCGCGACATCTCCTTCACGGACAACTCCAGCTGGATCAGGAGCAGGAAGTTCAGGCTCGGCGCGAGGATGTCTCGCGCCAGCTCCATCGAAGAGAGGGTGCAGGAGGCTGTCAGCAACCCCTTCCTGGTGAAGGATCACCGTGGTGAAG TTTACAAGAAGCATCACCCTCCTGCGTTGGCTGACGACGTATGGCGtttggagaagattgggaaagacgGTGTTTTCCACAAGAAGCTCGCTGACTTTGGCATCCACACCGTTCAGGACTTCCTCAGGAACTTGGTGATGGACCAATATGGACTGCGCGGC TTGCTCGGCAGTGGGATGTCGAACAAAATGTGGGAGTCAACCGTGGAGCATGCCCGGGAGTGCGTCCTGGACGACAAGCTCTACTCCTACTGCAGCGGGCACGGGATCATCCTGCTCTTCAACTGCATCCATGAAATCATCGGGGTCGTGGTCGGGAGTAACTGCTTCTCCGTGAATGCCCTCACCGCAACGCAGAAG GCGCTGGTGGTGAAGCTGCAGCAGGACGCCTACAAGTTCCCGAGCCGCATCGTGGAATTCAAGGTGCAGTCGCAGAGCGCCGACCAGTCGCCGACAGCGCCGGTGCCGCCGGGTCCAGCGAGCACGCAGATGCCGGGCCTTCCTCCTCAAGGTGGTCAGTCTTCTCCCACCAG GCGAGGCGAACCCACAGCCACAGGACCATGGCCTGCTGCCCCTCCACGATGCCGCCCTGGGCCTGGAGGATGTTCTGCACcagcaccaccgccgccaccatag